The Nocardia sp. XZ_19_385 genome window below encodes:
- a CDS encoding DUF2784 domain-containing protein, producing MLYRLLADATAAAHFAFVAYVVVGGFLAWRWPRTIWLHLIAFGWGFGTVLVGYDCPLTYVENWARREAGQEGLPASGFIDHYLTGVIYPESALGLVRALVAACVLVSWVGYVRRLRGSRTAVGSARR from the coding sequence GTGCTGTACCGGCTGTTGGCCGATGCCACCGCGGCCGCGCACTTCGCGTTCGTGGCCTATGTGGTGGTCGGCGGGTTCTTAGCGTGGCGGTGGCCGCGCACCATCTGGCTGCACCTGATCGCGTTCGGGTGGGGTTTCGGTACGGTGCTGGTCGGATATGACTGCCCGCTCACCTATGTGGAGAATTGGGCGCGGCGCGAGGCCGGGCAGGAGGGGCTGCCGGCCAGCGGGTTCATCGATCACTATCTGACGGGCGTGATCTACCCGGAATCGGCGCTCGGTTTGGTGCGCGCGCTGGTCGCGGCCTGCGTCCTGGTGTCGTGGGTGGGATATGTCCGGCGGCTTCGGGGGTCCCGGACAGCGGTGGGTTCAGCGCGGCGGTAA
- a CDS encoding alpha/beta fold hydrolase, translating to MDKAITGTDWLRVLRADPAPRHQLVCFPPGGGSATAYRELARHFDSGVTVVAVQPPGRQDRVGDPAIGDLHDLADHVAAELLRQAPLAGLSLFGHSMGATVAYETAVRLERGGQQISTLFVSGRPAPTYAEPGRFHLGSDDELIGDLERLANDPASVAILRSEPSLAELILPTVRTDYRAVETYVHRSADPLNCDIAALISTEDPTTNQDQATEWRDHTTAEFGLHTFPGGHFYLDEQPSAVAKIIASTLG from the coding sequence GTGGACAAGGCGATCACCGGCACGGACTGGCTGCGGGTGTTGCGAGCCGATCCGGCACCGCGCCATCAACTGGTTTGCTTTCCGCCCGGCGGCGGTTCGGCAACCGCGTATCGAGAGTTGGCCCGCCACTTCGACTCTGGCGTGACAGTGGTCGCCGTGCAGCCGCCGGGACGCCAGGACCGCGTCGGCGACCCGGCCATCGGCGACCTGCATGACCTCGCCGATCACGTTGCGGCGGAACTGCTTCGGCAGGCGCCCCTCGCGGGCCTGTCGCTGTTCGGGCACAGCATGGGCGCGACGGTGGCGTACGAGACCGCCGTGCGCCTCGAACGCGGCGGGCAACAGATCAGCACCCTCTTCGTATCCGGCCGTCCCGCACCGACTTACGCCGAACCCGGCCGGTTCCATCTGGGCTCCGACGACGAGCTCATCGGCGACCTGGAACGCCTCGCCAACGACCCCGCCTCGGTCGCCATCCTGCGCAGCGAACCAAGCCTCGCGGAACTGATCCTCCCGACCGTGCGCACCGACTACCGGGCCGTGGAAACCTACGTCCACCGCTCGGCCGACCCGCTGAACTGCGATATCGCGGCCCTGATCAGCACTGAAGACCCGACGACGAACCAGGACCAGGCCACCGAGTGGCGCGACCACACCACAGCTGAATTCGGCCTGCACACCTTCCCGGGCGGCCACTTCTACCTCGACGAACAACCGTCCGCAGTCGCCAAGATCATCGCCTCGACGCTGGGATGA
- a CDS encoding SDR family NAD(P)-dependent oxidoreductase translates to MAESSIDSTELATCLRVLEQAGQLDKDDPDSLAVQRAVGHMFKKLKQRRRTEARAAVSEADRAVVAATATGSPQRIDDETAGIPLSSNAAGASAGELLRARPCYICKDRYTRVDAFYHQLCPSCAADSHSRRDARTDLSGKRALLTGGRAKIGMYIALRLLRDGAHTTITTRFPNDAIRRFAAMDDSGDWMHRLRIVGIDLRDPAQVVALADDVAAQGPLDILINNAAQTVRRSPGAYSALVDAENGPLPVGALPEMVTFGKTMQAHPTALTASLAPSLTAADIAELALVAGSATPERISAGIAIDAGGLVPDLAHTNSWVQTVAEVDPTELLEVQLCNSVAPFILVSRLRPAMAAAAARRKYIVNVSAMEGQFSRAYKGPGHPHTNMAKAALNMLTRTSAKEMFDEDNILMTAVDTGWITDERPHFTKMRLAEEGFHAPLDLVDGAARVYDPIVQGENGNDIFGVFLKDYRPSPW, encoded by the coding sequence ATGGCCGAAAGCAGTATCGATTCCACTGAGCTCGCGACCTGTCTGCGGGTGCTCGAACAAGCCGGGCAGCTCGATAAGGACGATCCGGATTCGCTCGCGGTGCAGCGCGCGGTCGGGCACATGTTCAAGAAGCTCAAGCAGCGGCGCCGCACCGAAGCGCGCGCGGCCGTGTCCGAAGCCGACCGCGCCGTCGTCGCCGCCACCGCGACCGGCTCGCCGCAGCGGATCGATGACGAGACCGCCGGTATCCCGCTGAGCTCGAACGCCGCGGGCGCGAGCGCGGGCGAACTCTTGCGGGCCCGTCCCTGCTACATCTGCAAGGACCGCTACACCCGGGTCGACGCGTTCTACCACCAGCTCTGCCCGTCCTGCGCGGCCGACAGCCACAGCAGACGCGACGCCCGCACCGATCTGTCCGGCAAACGCGCGCTGCTCACCGGCGGCCGCGCCAAGATCGGCATGTACATCGCGCTGCGGCTGTTGCGCGACGGCGCGCACACCACCATCACCACCCGCTTCCCCAACGACGCCATCCGCCGTTTCGCCGCCATGGACGACAGCGGCGACTGGATGCACCGGCTGCGCATCGTCGGCATCGACCTGCGCGATCCGGCCCAGGTGGTGGCGCTCGCCGACGACGTCGCCGCCCAGGGCCCGCTCGACATCCTGATCAACAACGCCGCGCAGACCGTGCGCCGCTCCCCCGGCGCCTACAGCGCGCTGGTCGACGCCGAGAACGGTCCGCTGCCGGTCGGCGCGCTGCCAGAAATGGTGACCTTCGGCAAAACCATGCAGGCGCACCCGACCGCGCTGACCGCCTCGCTCGCGCCGTCGCTCACCGCCGCCGATATCGCCGAGCTCGCGCTGGTCGCGGGATCGGCTACGCCGGAACGCATTTCGGCCGGTATCGCGATCGACGCGGGTGGGCTGGTGCCGGACCTGGCGCACACCAACAGCTGGGTGCAGACCGTCGCCGAGGTCGATCCGACCGAACTGCTCGAAGTGCAGCTGTGCAACTCGGTGGCGCCGTTCATCCTGGTCTCGCGGCTGCGTCCGGCGATGGCGGCCGCGGCGGCGCGGCGCAAATACATCGTCAACGTTTCCGCCATGGAGGGTCAGTTCTCCCGCGCCTACAAAGGCCCGGGGCACCCGCACACCAATATGGCCAAGGCCGCGCTGAACATGCTGACCCGCACCAGCGCCAAGGAAATGTTCGACGAGGACAACATCCTGATGACCGCCGTCGACACCGGCTGGATCACCGACGAGCGCCCGCATTTCACGAAGATGCGCCTGGCCGAGGAGGGCTTCCACGCGCCGCTGGATCTGGTCGACGGCGCCGCCCGCGTGTACGACCCGATCGTGCAGGGCGAGAACGGCAACGACATCTTCGGCGTCTTCCTGAAGGATTACCGGCCCTCCCCCTGGTGA
- the sigJ gene encoding RNA polymerase sigma factor SigJ, which yields MTDPQLRAVIGERRQLINLAYRLIGSLAEAEDVVQETYARWYALSERQRQEVASPGAWLTTVAGRICLDLLGSARARREQYVGEWIPEPIPGHSEWFGAPADPADRVTLDESISMAFLVVLDSMTPAERVAFVLHDVFRYSFAEIADIVGRTPGACRQLASSARRRIDTSRNPSSAQRAAVVRDFKHAWETSDLPALIELLDPTATATADSGGLAPAFRDPITGSENIARTWLEIATRGPEVTLLERTVNGQPGLVAQLDNTIVSVYAFDIADNHITRIWVIRNPEKLRLWTAA from the coding sequence ATGACCGATCCGCAACTGCGCGCAGTGATCGGCGAACGCCGTCAGCTTATCAATCTCGCCTACCGGCTGATCGGCTCGCTGGCCGAAGCCGAGGACGTGGTGCAGGAGACCTACGCCCGCTGGTACGCACTCTCCGAGCGGCAGCGGCAGGAGGTGGCGTCCCCCGGCGCGTGGTTGACCACGGTCGCCGGCCGCATCTGCCTCGACCTGCTCGGCTCGGCGCGAGCCAGGCGGGAACAGTATGTGGGCGAATGGATTCCGGAGCCTATACCCGGCCATTCCGAATGGTTCGGTGCCCCCGCCGATCCCGCCGACCGGGTCACCCTCGACGAGTCGATCAGCATGGCCTTCCTCGTCGTACTCGATTCGATGACCCCGGCCGAGCGAGTCGCGTTCGTCCTGCACGACGTCTTCCGCTACTCCTTCGCCGAAATCGCCGACATCGTCGGCCGCACCCCCGGCGCCTGCCGCCAGCTCGCCTCCAGCGCCCGCCGCCGCATCGATACCTCGCGCAACCCGTCGAGCGCCCAACGCGCCGCGGTGGTCCGGGACTTCAAACACGCCTGGGAGACAAGCGATCTGCCGGCCCTGATCGAATTGCTCGACCCGACCGCAACCGCGACCGCGGACAGCGGCGGCCTCGCCCCGGCCTTCCGCGACCCCATCACCGGCAGCGAAAACATCGCCCGCACTTGGCTGGAAATCGCCACCCGAGGCCCCGAGGTAACCCTCCTCGAGCGCACCGTCAACGGCCAACCCGGCCTGGTCGCCCAACTCGACAACACCATCGTCTCGGTCTACGCCTTCGACATCGCCGACAACCACATCACCCGCATCTGGGTCATCCGCAACCCCGAAAAGCTGCGCCTCTGGACAGCCGCCTGA